In Tiliqua scincoides isolate rTilSci1 chromosome 1, rTilSci1.hap2, whole genome shotgun sequence, the following are encoded in one genomic region:
- the MRPL33 gene encoding large ribosomal subunit protein bL33m isoform X2: MFLTGVAMAKAKSKFILVRMLSEAGTGFSFNIRRRRLQEKLTMLKYDPFVKQRVLFREQKKIRSL; encoded by the exons TGGCCAAGGCCAAATCAAA ATTTATTCTTGTGCGGATGTTGAGCGAAGCAGGAACAGGCTTTTCTTTCAACATAAGACGAAGGCGGCTTCAAGAAAAACTGACCATGCTGAAATATGACCCTTTTG TTAAACAACGTGTGCTTTTCAGAGAGCAGAAGAAGATCCGTTCCCTCTAA